The following are encoded in a window of Ricinus communis isolate WT05 ecotype wild-type chromosome 4, ASM1957865v1, whole genome shotgun sequence genomic DNA:
- the LOC8264655 gene encoding putative pentatricopeptide repeat-containing protein At1g13630 isoform X1 — translation MLSKWRHPLQFFSHLKSHQILVSLSSLVLSKSSSVSTAAASIVVDRPGTTPSVTPDPGDPVPVILSGLKYSVFKRFMDQCLFKEKIFMLNHSQVDQIIEHLNVEDADSAVDFYYLLSNEFGFQHSRFSRLVVSHVLARKKRLNELRLVLDQMLLHEGSGSAPSLCELLLGSFRSWDSSNVVWDMLACAYSRSAMVHDALFVLVKMKDLNFIVSIQTYNSLLYNLRHSNIMWDVYNEIKVSGAPQSEYTSSIVVDGLCRQSRFQDAVLFFQDTEGKEFQPSVVSFNTIMSRYCKLGFVDVAKSFFCMMLKHGLLPDAYSYNILIHGLCIAGSMGEALDLKNDMENHGLEPDMVTYNILAKGFRLLGLINGAWNIIQKMLIKGPNPNLVTYTVLICGHCQIGNVEEALKLYKEMISHGFQLSIISSTVLLGSLCKSGQVDVAFKLFCEMEANGLRPDLITYSTLIHGLCKQGEVQQAILLYEKMCSNRIIPNSLIHGAILMGLCEKGKISQARMYFDYLITSNLSLDIILYNIMIDGYIKRGNTREAVKLYKQLGEKGISPTIVTFNSLMYGFCINRKLSQARRLLDTIKLHGLEPNAVTYTTLMNVYCEEGNMQSLLELLSEMKAKAIGPTHITYTVVIKGLCKQWKLQESCQLLEDMDAVGLTPDQVSYNTIIQAFCKARDMRKAFQLYDKMLLHNLEPTSVTYNILINGFCVYGDLKDADNLLVSLQNRKVNLNKYAYTTIIKAHCAKGDVDKAVVYFRQMVEKGFEVSIRDYSAVIGRLCKRCLVTEAKYFFCMMLSDGVCPDQDLFEVLLNAFHQCGHLNSEFELLAEMIKSGWLYE, via the exons ATGCTTAGCAAATGGAGACATCCTCTccagtttttttctcatttaaaaTCTCATCAAATTCTCGTTTCTTTATCTTCTCTCGTGCTCTCTAAATCTTCCTCCGTCTCGACCGCCGCCGCCTCTATTGTCGTCGATAGACCCGGAACCACTCCTTCTGTTACTCCAGACCCCGGAGACCCTGTTCCCGTGATTCTGTCTGGTCTTAAGTATTCAGTGTTTAAGAGATTTATGGATCAGtgtttatttaaagaaaagatcTTTATGCTTAATCATTCTCAGGTTGATCAAATAATTGAGCATTTGAATGTTGAGGATGCTGATTCTGCTGtggatttttattatttgttgagTAATGAATTTGGTTTCCAACATTCTAGATTTTCTAGACTTGTTGTCTCGCACGTTTTGGctagaaagaaaagattaaatgaGTTGCGATTGGTTTTGGATCAAATGCTGCTACATGAAG GCTCTGGGTCAGCTCCTTCCCTTTGTGAACTGCTTTTGGGTAGCTTCAGGAGCTGGGATTCAAGTAATGTTGTGTGGGATATGTTGGCTTGTGCTTATTCAAGATCTGCGATGGTGCATGATGCTCTATTTGTTCTTGTGAAGATGAAAGACCTCAACTTTATAGTTTCAATACAAACGTATAACAGTTTGTTGTATAATCTGAGACATTCTAATATTATGTGGGATGTGTATAATGAAATCAAAGTTAGCGGCGCTCCTCAGAGTGAGTACACTAGTTCCATTGTTGTGGATGGCTTATGCAGGCAGTCTAGGTTTCAAGATGCTGTTTTGTTCTTTCAGGATACCGAAGGGAAGGAGTTTCAGCCTTCTGTTGTTTCATTTAATACCATCATGTCAAGGTATTGTAAATTGGGTTTTGTAGATGTTGCCAAGTCATTTTTCTGTATGATGCTCAAGCATGGACTTCTTCCTGATGCATACAgttataatattcttattcatggGTTATGCATAGCGGGTTCCATGGGAGAAGCTTTGgatttaaaaaatgatatgGAGAACCATGGGCTAGAGCCTGATATGGTGACATACAACATTCTTGCTAAAGGGTTTCGTCTACTAGGTCTGATTAACGGGGCCTGGAATATCATTCAGAAGATGTTAATTAAAGGGCCAAATCCAAATCTTGTTACATATACTGTACTTATATGTGGGCACTGCCAGATAGGAAATGTTGAGGAAGCATTAAAGTTGTATAAAGAGATGATTTCACATGGTTTTCAGTTGAGTATCATCTCATCTACAGTATTGCTTGGTAGCTTGTGTAAAAGCGGACAAGTAGATGTGGCATTCAAATTATTTTGTGAAATGGAAGCCAATGGCTTGCGACCAGATCTCATAACGTATTCTACCCTCATTCATGGCCTGTGTAAGCAAGGAGAAGTCCAGCAAGCTATCCTGCTATATGAAAAGATGTGTTCGAACAGAATCATTCCGAATTCTTTAATACACGGCGCTATTTTGATGGGTCTTTGTGAGAAAGGTAAGATATCACAGGCCAGAATGTATTTTGATTATCTGATAACAAGCAATTTGTCATTGGATATTATTCTGTACAATATTATGATTGATGGGTACATAAAACGTGGTAATACTAGGGAGGCTGTAAAATTATACAAACAATTAGGAGAGAAAGGGATATCTCCTACCATAGTCACTTTCAATTCTCTTATGTATGGATTCTGCATAAATAGAAAGCTATCTCAGGCTAGGAGGTTGTTGGATACAATAAAGCTGCATGGATTGGAACCAAATGCAGTAActtataccactcttatgaaTGTATACTGTGAAGAGGGTAATATGCAGAGCTTGCTTGAGTTGCTGTCTGAAATGAAAGCGAAAGCTATAGGACCAACTCATATCACATACACTGTAGTAATCAAAGGACTTTGCAAACAGTGGAAGTTGCAAGAATCTTGCCAGTTACTTGAGGATATGGATGCTGTGGGTCTTACCCCAGATCAAGTCTCATATAATACCATAATCCAAGCATTTTGCAAGGCCAGAGACATGAGAAAAGCCTTTCAGTTATATGATAAGATGTTGCTGCATAACCTTGAGCCTACATCAGTTACATACAATATTCTCATAAATGGCTTTTGTGTTTATGGTGATCTAAAGGATGCTGACAATCTATTGGTTTCTCTTCAGAACCGAAAAGTCAACCTGAATAAATATGCTTACACTACAATAATCAAGGCACATTGTGCCAAAGGTGATGTTGATAAAGCAGTGGTATACTTCCGCCAAATGGTGGAAAAGGGGTTTGAAGTTTCAATCAGAGATTATAGTGCTGTGATTGGCAGATTATGCAAACGATGTTTAGTAACTGAAGCCAAGTACTTTTTCTGCATGATGCTATCTGATGGAGTATGTCCTGATCAAGACCTTTTTGAGGTATTGCTTAATGCTTTCCACCAATGTGGCCATCTCAACTCAGAGTTTGAATTACTGGCTGAAATGATAAAATCTGGCTGGCTTTATGAGTAG
- the LOC8264655 gene encoding putative pentatricopeptide repeat-containing protein At1g13630 isoform X2 produces MLACAYSRSAMVHDALFVLVKMKDLNFIVSIQTYNSLLYNLRHSNIMWDVYNEIKVSGAPQSEYTSSIVVDGLCRQSRFQDAVLFFQDTEGKEFQPSVVSFNTIMSRYCKLGFVDVAKSFFCMMLKHGLLPDAYSYNILIHGLCIAGSMGEALDLKNDMENHGLEPDMVTYNILAKGFRLLGLINGAWNIIQKMLIKGPNPNLVTYTVLICGHCQIGNVEEALKLYKEMISHGFQLSIISSTVLLGSLCKSGQVDVAFKLFCEMEANGLRPDLITYSTLIHGLCKQGEVQQAILLYEKMCSNRIIPNSLIHGAILMGLCEKGKISQARMYFDYLITSNLSLDIILYNIMIDGYIKRGNTREAVKLYKQLGEKGISPTIVTFNSLMYGFCINRKLSQARRLLDTIKLHGLEPNAVTYTTLMNVYCEEGNMQSLLELLSEMKAKAIGPTHITYTVVIKGLCKQWKLQESCQLLEDMDAVGLTPDQVSYNTIIQAFCKARDMRKAFQLYDKMLLHNLEPTSVTYNILINGFCVYGDLKDADNLLVSLQNRKVNLNKYAYTTIIKAHCAKGDVDKAVVYFRQMVEKGFEVSIRDYSAVIGRLCKRCLVTEAKYFFCMMLSDGVCPDQDLFEVLLNAFHQCGHLNSEFELLAEMIKSGWLYE; encoded by the coding sequence ATGTTGGCTTGTGCTTATTCAAGATCTGCGATGGTGCATGATGCTCTATTTGTTCTTGTGAAGATGAAAGACCTCAACTTTATAGTTTCAATACAAACGTATAACAGTTTGTTGTATAATCTGAGACATTCTAATATTATGTGGGATGTGTATAATGAAATCAAAGTTAGCGGCGCTCCTCAGAGTGAGTACACTAGTTCCATTGTTGTGGATGGCTTATGCAGGCAGTCTAGGTTTCAAGATGCTGTTTTGTTCTTTCAGGATACCGAAGGGAAGGAGTTTCAGCCTTCTGTTGTTTCATTTAATACCATCATGTCAAGGTATTGTAAATTGGGTTTTGTAGATGTTGCCAAGTCATTTTTCTGTATGATGCTCAAGCATGGACTTCTTCCTGATGCATACAgttataatattcttattcatggGTTATGCATAGCGGGTTCCATGGGAGAAGCTTTGgatttaaaaaatgatatgGAGAACCATGGGCTAGAGCCTGATATGGTGACATACAACATTCTTGCTAAAGGGTTTCGTCTACTAGGTCTGATTAACGGGGCCTGGAATATCATTCAGAAGATGTTAATTAAAGGGCCAAATCCAAATCTTGTTACATATACTGTACTTATATGTGGGCACTGCCAGATAGGAAATGTTGAGGAAGCATTAAAGTTGTATAAAGAGATGATTTCACATGGTTTTCAGTTGAGTATCATCTCATCTACAGTATTGCTTGGTAGCTTGTGTAAAAGCGGACAAGTAGATGTGGCATTCAAATTATTTTGTGAAATGGAAGCCAATGGCTTGCGACCAGATCTCATAACGTATTCTACCCTCATTCATGGCCTGTGTAAGCAAGGAGAAGTCCAGCAAGCTATCCTGCTATATGAAAAGATGTGTTCGAACAGAATCATTCCGAATTCTTTAATACACGGCGCTATTTTGATGGGTCTTTGTGAGAAAGGTAAGATATCACAGGCCAGAATGTATTTTGATTATCTGATAACAAGCAATTTGTCATTGGATATTATTCTGTACAATATTATGATTGATGGGTACATAAAACGTGGTAATACTAGGGAGGCTGTAAAATTATACAAACAATTAGGAGAGAAAGGGATATCTCCTACCATAGTCACTTTCAATTCTCTTATGTATGGATTCTGCATAAATAGAAAGCTATCTCAGGCTAGGAGGTTGTTGGATACAATAAAGCTGCATGGATTGGAACCAAATGCAGTAActtataccactcttatgaaTGTATACTGTGAAGAGGGTAATATGCAGAGCTTGCTTGAGTTGCTGTCTGAAATGAAAGCGAAAGCTATAGGACCAACTCATATCACATACACTGTAGTAATCAAAGGACTTTGCAAACAGTGGAAGTTGCAAGAATCTTGCCAGTTACTTGAGGATATGGATGCTGTGGGTCTTACCCCAGATCAAGTCTCATATAATACCATAATCCAAGCATTTTGCAAGGCCAGAGACATGAGAAAAGCCTTTCAGTTATATGATAAGATGTTGCTGCATAACCTTGAGCCTACATCAGTTACATACAATATTCTCATAAATGGCTTTTGTGTTTATGGTGATCTAAAGGATGCTGACAATCTATTGGTTTCTCTTCAGAACCGAAAAGTCAACCTGAATAAATATGCTTACACTACAATAATCAAGGCACATTGTGCCAAAGGTGATGTTGATAAAGCAGTGGTATACTTCCGCCAAATGGTGGAAAAGGGGTTTGAAGTTTCAATCAGAGATTATAGTGCTGTGATTGGCAGATTATGCAAACGATGTTTAGTAACTGAAGCCAAGTACTTTTTCTGCATGATGCTATCTGATGGAGTATGTCCTGATCAAGACCTTTTTGAGGTATTGCTTAATGCTTTCCACCAATGTGGCCATCTCAACTCAGAGTTTGAATTACTGGCTGAAATGATAAAATCTGGCTGGCTTTATGAGTAG